In one Aeromicrobium wangtongii genomic region, the following are encoded:
- a CDS encoding glycosyltransferase family 4 protein, producing the protein MRVHIPLPVGTSASRWAHRHERGEVPDASPYGLHHLQDHGWDVTFGGRELTGPVARIARSVRYRTSGLELVEVGADLRRMSRTESDVVLGYDERTGVPAALAVPRSRFAPVVTGVGWLTSRAAAAPLQRRLAARALPRAAAVWTQCSAMLPMLGREWQVPAERLHYVPLGIDTDFYAEQPWEQATATVVSAGEDVFRDHALLVEAVRRVSRHVPAVRLELATSHPIELPDDLGTLHTRRMDGAMRGLYARSSVVAVALKRTSTGSGLTVVLEAMASGRPVVVTANPGMSDYVEHGVDGLLVPPDDVDAFAAALRELLADPQRCAEMGRAAAARARAEFTSAGMSAVLAGILASSV; encoded by the coding sequence GTGCGGGTCCACATTCCACTGCCGGTGGGGACGTCGGCGTCCCGATGGGCTCACCGTCACGAGCGCGGCGAGGTCCCCGATGCCTCACCATATGGACTTCACCACCTGCAGGATCATGGGTGGGACGTCACCTTCGGTGGTCGGGAGCTGACCGGGCCGGTGGCCCGCATCGCGCGGTCCGTCCGGTACCGGACCTCCGGGCTGGAGCTCGTCGAGGTCGGGGCAGATCTGCGGCGCATGTCTCGTACGGAGAGTGACGTCGTGCTCGGTTATGACGAGCGCACGGGAGTTCCCGCCGCGCTCGCGGTGCCGCGCAGCCGGTTCGCCCCCGTGGTGACCGGGGTGGGGTGGCTGACCTCACGCGCCGCCGCAGCGCCGTTGCAGCGGCGACTGGCCGCGCGGGCCCTGCCACGGGCGGCCGCGGTGTGGACGCAGTGCAGCGCGATGCTGCCCATGCTGGGCCGCGAGTGGCAGGTCCCGGCGGAGCGCCTGCACTACGTCCCGCTGGGCATCGACACGGACTTCTACGCCGAGCAGCCGTGGGAGCAGGCGACCGCGACCGTCGTGAGCGCGGGCGAGGACGTGTTCCGCGACCACGCGCTGCTCGTCGAGGCGGTCCGCCGGGTCAGCCGGCACGTCCCGGCGGTCCGGCTGGAGCTCGCGACGAGCCATCCGATCGAGCTGCCCGACGACCTCGGGACGCTGCACACGCGGCGCATGGACGGTGCGATGCGCGGTCTCTACGCCCGCTCGTCCGTCGTGGCCGTCGCGCTGAAGCGCACGAGCACCGGCTCGGGGCTGACGGTCGTGCTGGAGGCGATGGCGAGCGGACGGCCCGTCGTCGTGACCGCGAACCCGGGGATGTCGGACTACGTGGAGCACGGCGTCGACGGCCTGCTGGTGCCCCCGGACGACGTCGATGCCTTCGCCGCGGCGCTGCGTGAGCTGCTGGCCGATCCGCAGCGGTGCGCCGAGATGGGCCGCGCCGCCGCCGCACGGGCCCGGGCGGAGTTCACCTCCGCCGGGATGTCGGCCGTCC